The Streptomyces achromogenes genome window below encodes:
- the rplJ gene encoding 50S ribosomal protein L10, which produces MARPDKAAAVAELTDAFRSSNAAVLTEYRGLTVAQLKTLRRSLGENAQYAVVKNTLTKIAANEAGINTLDDLFNGPTAVAFITGDPVESAKGLRDFAKDNPNLVIKGGVLDGKALSADEIKKLADLESREVLLSKLAGAFKGKQSQAAQLFQALPSKLVRTVDALRAKQAEQGGAE; this is translated from the coding sequence ATGGCAAGGCCCGACAAGGCTGCCGCGGTAGCCGAGCTGACGGACGCGTTCCGCAGTTCGAACGCCGCCGTGCTGACCGAGTACCGGGGTCTCACCGTGGCGCAGCTCAAGACGCTGCGTCGTTCGCTCGGTGAGAACGCCCAGTACGCCGTGGTGAAGAACACGCTGACCAAGATTGCGGCCAACGAGGCCGGGATCAACACGCTCGACGACCTTTTCAACGGTCCGACGGCGGTCGCCTTCATCACCGGTGACCCGGTGGAGTCGGCGAAGGGTCTTCGTGACTTCGCCAAGGACAACCCGAACCTCGTCATCAAGGGCGGTGTCCTTGACGGCAAGGCGCTGTCCGCCGACGAGATCAAGAAGCTTGCGGACCTCGAGTCCCGCGAGGTTCTGCTCAGCAAGCTGGCGGGTGCCTTCAAGGGCAAGCAGTCTCAGGCTGCTCAGCTCTTCCAGGCGCTTCCCTCGAAGCTCGTCCGCACCGTGGACGCTCTTCGCGCCAAGCAGGCCGAGCAGGGCGGTGCCGAGTAA
- the rplL gene encoding 50S ribosomal protein L7/L12, which translates to MAKLSQEDLLAQFEEMTLIELSEFVKAFEDKFDVTAAAAVAAAPAGPAAVVEAAEEQDEFDVVLTGAGEKKIQVIKVVRELTSLGLKEAKDLVDGAPKPVLEKVAKEAAEKAAESLKAAGASVEVK; encoded by the coding sequence ATGGCGAAGCTCAGCCAGGAAGACCTGCTCGCGCAGTTCGAGGAGATGACCCTCATCGAGCTCTCCGAGTTCGTGAAGGCGTTCGAGGACAAGTTCGACGTCACCGCCGCCGCCGCGGTCGCCGCCGCCCCCGCGGGCCCGGCCGCCGTCGTCGAGGCCGCTGAGGAGCAGGACGAGTTCGACGTCGTCCTCACCGGCGCGGGCGAGAAGAAGATCCAGGTCATCAAGGTCGTGCGTGAGCTGACCTCCCTGGGTCTGAAGGAGGCCAAGGACCTCGTGGACGGCGCTCCGAAGCCCGTTCTCGAGAAGGTCGCCAAGGAGGCCGCAGAGAAGGCTGCCGAGTCCCTCAAGGCCGCCGGCGCCTCCGTCGAGGTCAAGTAA
- the rpoB gene encoding DNA-directed RNA polymerase subunit beta, producing the protein MAASRNASTSNTNNAASTAPLRISFAKIKEPLEVPNLLALQTESFDWLLGNTAWQSRVEAALESGQDVPTKSGLEEIFEEISPIEDFSGSMSLTFRDHRFEPPKNSIDECKDRDFTYAAPLFVTAEFTNNETGEIKSQTVFMGDFPLMTNKGTFVINGTERVVVSQLVRSPGVYFDSSIDKTSDKDIFSAKIIPSRGAWLEMEIDKRDMVGVRIDRKRKQSVTVLLKALGWTTEQILEEFGEYESMRATLEKDHTQGQDDALLDIYRKLRPGEPPTREAAQTLLENLYFNPKRYDLAKVGRYKVNKKLGADAPLDAGVLTVEDVISTIKYLVKLHAGETETGADNGTTIVVETDDIDHFGNRRLRSVGELIQNQVRTGLARMERVVRERMTTQDVEAITPQTLINIRPVVASIKEFFGTSQLSQFMDQNNPLSGLTHKRRLSALGPGGLSRERAGFEVRDVHPSHYGRMCPIETPEGPNIGLIGSLASYGRVNAFGFVETPYRRVTDGVVTDEVDYLTADEEDRFVIAQANATLDDDLRFTENRVLVRRRGGEVDYVPGDDVDYMDVSPRQMVSVATAMIPFLEHDDANRALMGANMMRQAVPLIKSEAPLVGTGMEYRSAVDAGDVVKAEKDGVVQEVSADYITTTNDDGTYITYRLAKFSRSNQGTSVNQKVIVNEGDRIITGQVLADGPATENGEMALGKNLLVAFMPWEGHNYEDAIILSQRLVQDDVLSSIHIEEHEVDARDTKLGPEEITRDIPNVSEEVLADLDERGIIRIGAEVVAGDILVGKVTPKGETELTPEERLLRAIFGEKAREVRDTSLKVPHGEIGKVIGVRVFDREEGDELPPGVNQLVRVYVAQKRKITDGDKLAGRHGNKGVISKILPIEDMPFLEDGTPVDIILNPLGVPSRMNPGQVLEIHLGWLASRGWDVSGLGEDWAQRLQVIGADQVAPGTNVATPVFDGAREDELAGLLNHTIPNRDGERMVQPTGKARLFDGRSGEPFPDPISIGYMYILKLHHLVDDKLHARSTGPYSMITQQPLGGKAQFGGQRFGEMEVWALEAYGAAYALQELLTIKSDDVTGRVKVYEAIVKGENIPEPGIPESFKVLIKEMQSLCLNVEVLSSDGMSIEMRDTDEDVFRAAEELGIDLSRREPSSVEEV; encoded by the coding sequence TTGGCCGCCTCGCGCAACGCCTCGACCTCGAATACGAACAACGCCGCCAGCACTGCCCCGCTGCGCATCTCTTTTGCAAAGATCAAGGAGCCACTCGAGGTTCCCAACCTGCTCGCGTTGCAGACCGAGAGCTTTGACTGGCTGCTCGGGAACACCGCCTGGCAGAGTCGGGTCGAGGCGGCTCTGGAGTCCGGTCAGGACGTCCCCACCAAGTCGGGTCTGGAGGAGATCTTCGAGGAGATCTCCCCGATCGAGGACTTCTCCGGGTCGATGTCGCTGACGTTCCGCGACCACCGCTTCGAGCCGCCGAAGAACAGCATCGACGAGTGCAAGGACCGTGACTTCACGTACGCGGCCCCGCTCTTCGTGACGGCCGAGTTCACCAACAACGAGACCGGCGAGATCAAGTCCCAGACGGTCTTCATGGGCGACTTCCCGCTCATGACGAACAAGGGCACCTTCGTCATCAACGGCACCGAGCGTGTCGTGGTGTCGCAGCTGGTCCGTTCGCCGGGTGTCTACTTCGACTCCTCCATCGACAAGACGTCCGACAAGGACATCTTCTCGGCCAAGATCATCCCTTCCCGGGGTGCCTGGCTGGAGATGGAGATCGACAAGCGCGACATGGTCGGTGTGCGCATCGACCGCAAGCGCAAGCAGTCCGTCACCGTCCTTCTGAAGGCTCTCGGCTGGACCACCGAGCAGATCCTCGAGGAGTTCGGCGAGTACGAGTCCATGCGCGCCACCCTGGAGAAGGACCACACCCAGGGCCAGGACGACGCGCTGCTCGACATCTACCGCAAGCTGCGTCCGGGCGAGCCCCCCACGCGTGAGGCCGCGCAGACGCTGCTCGAGAACCTCTACTTCAACCCCAAGCGCTACGACCTGGCCAAGGTCGGCCGCTACAAGGTCAACAAGAAGCTGGGCGCAGACGCTCCGCTCGACGCGGGCGTGCTGACCGTCGAGGACGTCATCTCGACGATCAAGTACCTGGTCAAGCTGCACGCCGGCGAGACCGAGACGGGTGCGGACAACGGCACCACGATCGTCGTCGAGACCGACGACATCGACCACTTCGGCAACCGTCGTCTGCGCAGCGTCGGCGAGCTCATCCAGAACCAGGTCCGCACGGGTCTGGCGCGGATGGAGCGAGTCGTCCGCGAGCGGATGACGACCCAGGACGTCGAGGCGATCACGCCGCAGACCCTGATCAACATCCGGCCGGTCGTCGCCTCCATCAAGGAGTTCTTCGGCACCAGCCAGCTGTCGCAGTTCATGGACCAGAACAACCCGCTGTCGGGTCTCACCCACAAGCGCCGTCTGTCGGCTCTTGGCCCGGGTGGTCTCTCCCGTGAGCGGGCCGGCTTCGAGGTCCGTGACGTGCACCCGTCGCACTACGGCCGCATGTGCCCGATCGAGACGCCCGAAGGCCCGAACATCGGTCTGATCGGCTCGCTCGCCTCCTACGGCCGCGTCAACGCGTTCGGTTTCGTGGAGACGCCCTACCGCCGGGTCACCGACGGTGTCGTCACCGACGAGGTCGACTACCTGACGGCCGACGAGGAGGACCGCTTCGTCATCGCGCAGGCCAACGCCACGCTCGACGACGACCTGCGCTTCACCGAGAACCGCGTCCTGGTGCGCCGTCGTGGCGGCGAGGTCGACTACGTCCCCGGTGACGACGTCGACTACATGGACGTCTCGCCGCGCCAGATGGTGTCGGTCGCGACCGCCATGATCCCGTTCCTCGAGCACGACGACGCCAACCGTGCCCTCATGGGCGCGAACATGATGCGTCAGGCCGTGCCGCTCATCAAGAGCGAGGCCCCGCTCGTCGGCACCGGCATGGAGTACCGCTCCGCCGTCGACGCCGGCGACGTGGTCAAGGCCGAGAAGGACGGTGTGGTCCAGGAGGTCTCCGCGGACTACATCACCACGACCAACGACGACGGCACGTACATCACGTACCGCCTGGCCAAGTTCTCGCGCTCCAACCAGGGCACCTCGGTCAACCAGAAGGTCATCGTCAACGAGGGCGACCGGATCATCACCGGTCAGGTCCTCGCCGACGGCCCGGCCACCGAGAACGGCGAGATGGCGCTCGGCAAGAACCTGCTCGTGGCGTTCATGCCGTGGGAGGGTCACAACTACGAGGACGCGATCATCCTGTCGCAGCGCCTCGTGCAGGACGACGTCCTCTCCTCGATCCACATCGAGGAGCACGAGGTCGACGCCCGTGACACCAAGCTCGGCCCGGAGGAGATCACCCGGGACATCCCGAACGTCTCCGAGGAGGTCCTCGCCGACCTCGACGAGCGCGGCATCATCCGCATCGGTGCCGAGGTCGTCGCCGGCGACATCCTGGTCGGCAAGGTCACGCCCAAGGGCGAGACCGAGCTGACCCCGGAGGAGCGCCTGCTGCGCGCGATCTTCGGCGAGAAGGCCCGTGAGGTCCGTGACACCTCGCTGAAGGTGCCGCACGGCGAGATCGGCAAGGTCATCGGCGTCCGCGTCTTCGACCGTGAAGAGGGCGACGAGCTGCCGCCGGGCGTGAACCAGCTGGTTCGTGTCTACGTGGCGCAGAAGCGCAAGATCACGGACGGTGACAAGCTCGCCGGCCGTCACGGCAACAAGGGCGTCATCTCCAAGATCCTGCCCATCGAGGACATGCCGTTCCTCGAGGACGGGACCCCGGTCGACATCATCCTCAACCCGCTGGGTGTGCCGTCCCGAATGAACCCGGGACAGGTGCTGGAGATCCACCTCGGCTGGCTCGCCAGCCGCGGCTGGGACGTCTCCGGTCTCGGCGAGGACTGGGCGCAGCGCCTGCAGGTCATCGGCGCCGACCAGGTCGCCCCGGGCACCAACGTCGCCACCCCGGTGTTCGACGGCGCCCGTGAGGACGAGCTCGCGGGTCTGCTGAACCACACCATCCCGAACCGCGACGGCGAGCGCATGGTGCAGCCGACCGGCAAGGCGAGGCTGTTCGACGGCCGCTCCGGCGAGCCGTTCCCGGACCCGATCTCCATCGGGTACATGTACATCCTCAAGCTCCACCACCTGGTCGACGACAAGCTGCACGCCCGTTCGACCGGCCCGTACTCGATGATCACCCAGCAGCCGCTGGGCGGTAAGGCGCAGTTCGGCGGTCAGCGCTTCGGTGAGATGGAGGTGTGGGCGCTGGAGGCATACGGCGCCGCGTACGCCCTCCAGGAGCTCCTGACCATCAAGTCCGACGACGTCACCGGCCGCGTGAAGGTCTACGAGGCCATCGTCAAGGGCGAGAACATCCCCGAGCCCGGCATCCCCGAGTCCTTCAAGGTGCTCATCAAGGAGATGCAGTCTCTCTGCCTGAACGTGGAGGTGCTGTCCAGCGACGGTATGTCCATCGAGATGCGTGACACCGACGAGGACGTCTTCCGCGCGGCGGAGGAGCTCGGCATCGACCTGTCCCGGCGCGAGCCGAGCAGCGTCGAAGAGGTCTGA
- a CDS encoding DNA-directed RNA polymerase subunit beta', with protein MLDVNFFDELRIGLATADDIRQWSHGEVKKPETINYRTLKPEKDGLFCEKIFGPTRDWECYCGKYKRVRFKGIICERCGVEVTRAKVRRERMGHIELAAPVTHIWYFKGVPSRLGYLLDLAPKDLEKVIYFAAYMITYVDDERRTRDLPSLEAHVSVERQQIENRRDSDLEARAKKLETDLAELEAEGAKADVRRKVREGAEREMKQLRDRAQREIDRLDEVWTRFKNLKVQDLEGDELLYRELRDRFGTYFDGSMGAAALQKRLESFDLDEEAERLREIIRTGKGQKKTRALKRLKVVSAFLQTSNSPKGMVLDCVPVIPPDLRPMVQLDGGRFATSDLNDLYRRVINRNNRLKRLLDLGAPEIIVNNEKRMLQEAVDALFDNGRRGRPVTGPGNRPLKSLSDMLKGKQGRFRQNLLGKRVDYSARSVIVVGPQLKLHQCGLPKAMALELFKPFVMKRLVDLNHAQNIKSAKRMVERGRTVVYDVLEEVIAEHPVLLNRAPTLHRLGIQAFEPQLVEGKAIQIHPLVCTAFNADFDGDQMAVHLPLSAEAQAEARILMLSSNNILKPADGRPVTMPTQDMVLGLFFLTTDGELRDTKGEGRSFGSTAEAIMAFDAGELALQSPIDIRFPVGTIPPRGWTPPAQEEGDPEWQQGDTFRLRTTLGRALFNELLPEDYPFVDYSVGKKQLSEIVNDLAERYPKVIVAATLDNLKAAGFFWATRSGVTVAISDVVVPEAKKEIVRGYEAQDEKVQKQYERGLITKEERTQELIAIWTKATNEVAEAMNANFPKTNPIFMMVDSGARGNMMQMRQIAGMRGLVSNAKNETIPRPIKASFREGLSVLEYFISTHGARKGLADTALRTADSGYLTRRLVDVSQDVIIREEDCGTERGLKLRIASKDANGVLQKADDVETSVYARMLAEDVVIDGKVIAPANVDLGDVLIDQLVRHGVEEVKTRSILTCESQVGTCAMCYGRSLATGKLVDIGEAVGIIAAQSIGEPGTQLTMRTFHTGGVAGDDITQGLPRVVELFEARTPKGVAPISEASGRVRIEETEKTKKIVITPDDGSDETAFPISKRARLLVSEGEHVEVGQKLTVGATNPHDVLRILGQRAVQVHLVGEVQKVYNSQGVSIHDKHIEIIIRQMLRRVTIIESGDAELLPGELVERSKFEVENRRVVQEGGHPASGRPQLMGITKASLATESWLSAASFQETTRVLTDAAINAKSDSLIGLKENVIIGKLIPAGTGLSRYRNIRVEPTEEAKAAMYSAVGYDDIDYSPFGTGSGQAVPLEDYDYGPYNQ; from the coding sequence GTGCTCGACGTCAACTTCTTCGACGAGCTCCGGATCGGTCTGGCTACCGCTGACGACATCCGTCAGTGGAGCCACGGCGAGGTCAAGAAGCCCGAGACGATCAACTACCGCACGCTCAAGCCGGAAAAGGACGGACTCTTCTGCGAGAAGATCTTCGGTCCGACCCGGGACTGGGAGTGCTACTGCGGCAAGTACAAGCGCGTCCGCTTCAAGGGCATCATCTGCGAGCGCTGCGGCGTCGAGGTCACTCGCGCCAAGGTGCGTCGTGAGCGGATGGGCCACATCGAGCTTGCCGCCCCCGTCACCCACATCTGGTACTTCAAGGGTGTCCCGAGCCGTCTGGGCTACCTGCTCGACCTGGCTCCCAAGGACCTCGAGAAGGTCATCTACTTCGCGGCGTACATGATCACGTACGTCGACGACGAGCGCCGGACCCGTGACCTGCCCTCGCTGGAGGCGCACGTCTCCGTCGAGCGTCAGCAGATCGAGAACCGCCGCGACTCCGACCTGGAGGCCCGCGCCAAGAAGCTCGAGACCGACCTGGCCGAGCTCGAGGCCGAGGGCGCCAAGGCCGACGTACGCCGCAAGGTGCGCGAAGGCGCCGAGCGCGAGATGAAGCAGCTGCGCGACCGTGCGCAGCGCGAGATCGACCGTCTCGACGAGGTGTGGACCCGCTTCAAGAACCTCAAGGTCCAGGACCTCGAGGGCGACGAGCTCCTCTACCGCGAGCTGCGTGACCGTTTCGGCACGTACTTCGACGGCTCGATGGGCGCCGCCGCGCTGCAGAAGCGCCTGGAGTCCTTCGACCTCGACGAGGAGGCCGAGCGTCTCCGCGAGATCATCCGTACCGGCAAGGGCCAGAAGAAGACCCGTGCGCTCAAGCGCCTGAAGGTCGTCTCCGCGTTCCTGCAGACCAGCAACAGCCCCAAGGGCATGGTCCTGGACTGCGTGCCGGTCATCCCGCCGGACCTCCGCCCGATGGTGCAGCTGGACGGTGGCCGCTTCGCGACCTCCGACCTGAACGACCTGTACCGCCGTGTGATCAACCGCAACAACCGTCTGAAGCGGCTTCTCGACCTCGGCGCGCCCGAGATCATCGTGAACAACGAGAAGCGCATGCTCCAGGAGGCCGTCGACGCGCTCTTCGACAACGGCCGTCGTGGCCGCCCCGTCACGGGCCCCGGCAACCGTCCGCTGAAGTCGCTGTCCGACATGCTCAAGGGCAAGCAGGGCCGCTTCCGTCAGAACCTGCTCGGCAAGCGTGTGGACTACTCCGCGCGTTCCGTGATCGTCGTCGGTCCGCAGCTGAAGCTGCACCAGTGCGGTCTGCCGAAGGCGATGGCGCTGGAGCTGTTCAAGCCGTTCGTGATGAAGCGGCTCGTGGACCTCAACCACGCGCAGAACATCAAGAGCGCCAAGCGCATGGTGGAGCGCGGCCGCACCGTCGTGTACGACGTCCTCGAAGAGGTCATCGCCGAGCACCCGGTGCTGCTGAACCGTGCGCCCACCCTGCACCGCCTGGGCATCCAGGCCTTCGAGCCGCAGCTGGTCGAGGGCAAGGCCATCCAGATCCACCCGCTCGTCTGCACCGCGTTCAACGCGGACTTCGACGGCGACCAGATGGCCGTCCACCTGCCGCTCTCCGCGGAGGCGCAGGCCGAGGCGCGCATCCTGATGCTGTCCTCGAACAACATCCTCAAGCCCGCCGACGGCCGTCCGGTGACGATGCCGACCCAGGACATGGTCCTCGGTCTGTTCTTCCTCACCACCGACGGCGAGCTGCGCGACACCAAGGGCGAGGGCCGGTCCTTCGGCTCCACGGCCGAGGCGATCATGGCGTTCGACGCCGGTGAGCTCGCGCTGCAGTCGCCGATCGACATCCGCTTCCCGGTGGGCACCATCCCGCCGCGTGGCTGGACGCCGCCGGCGCAGGAGGAGGGCGACCCGGAGTGGCAGCAGGGTGACACCTTCCGGCTGCGTACGACGCTGGGCCGCGCGCTCTTCAACGAGCTGCTGCCCGAGGACTACCCGTTCGTCGACTACTCGGTGGGCAAGAAGCAGCTCTCCGAGATCGTCAACGACCTGGCCGAGCGCTACCCCAAGGTCATCGTGGCGGCGACGCTCGACAACCTGAAGGCGGCCGGCTTCTTCTGGGCGACCCGTTCCGGTGTCACCGTGGCCATCTCCGACGTCGTCGTCCCCGAGGCGAAGAAGGAGATCGTCCGCGGGTACGAGGCGCAGGACGAGAAGGTCCAGAAGCAGTACGAGCGTGGTCTGATCACCAAGGAAGAGCGCACGCAGGAGCTCATCGCGATCTGGACCAAGGCGACCAACGAGGTCGCCGAGGCGATGAACGCGAACTTCCCCAAGACCAACCCCATCTTCATGATGGTTGACTCGGGCGCCCGAGGAAACATGATGCAGATGCGGCAGATCGCCGGTATGCGTGGTCTGGTGTCGAACGCGAAGAACGAGACCATCCCGCGTCCGATCAAGGCGTCCTTCCGTGAGGGCCTGTCCGTGCTGGAGTACTTCATCTCCACGCACGGCGCCCGTAAGGGTCTCGCGGACACCGCCCTGCGTACCGCCGACTCGGGTTACCTGACCCGTCGTCTGGTGGACGTCTCGCAGGACGTCATCATCCGCGAGGAGGACTGCGGCACCGAGCGCGGTCTGAAGCTGCGGATCGCCTCGAAGGACGCGAACGGCGTCCTGCAGAAGGCGGACGACGTGGAGACCAGCGTCTACGCCCGCATGCTCGCCGAGGACGTCGTCATCGACGGCAAGGTGATCGCGCCGGCCAACGTGGACCTGGGCGACGTGCTCATCGACCAGCTGGTGCGCCACGGTGTCGAGGAGGTCAAGACCCGCTCGATCCTGACCTGTGAGTCGCAGGTCGGCACGTGCGCCATGTGCTACGGCCGCTCGCTGGCCACCGGCAAGCTGGTCGACATCGGTGAGGCGGTCGGCATCATCGCCGCCCAGTCCATCGGTGAGCCCGGCACCCAGCTGACGATGCGTACCTTCCACACCGGTGGTGTGGCCGGTGACGACATCACCCAGGGTCTGCCGCGTGTCGTCGAGCTCTTCGAGGCCCGTACCCCGAAGGGTGTCGCCCCGATCTCCGAGGCCTCCGGCCGCGTGCGGATCGAGGAGACCGAGAAGACGAAGAAGATCGTCATCACGCCGGACGACGGCAGCGACGAGACGGCGTTCCCGATCTCCAAGCGCGCCCGTCTCCTGGTCAGCGAGGGCGAGCACGTCGAGGTGGGCCAGAAGCTCACCGTGGGTGCCACCAACCCGCACGACGTGCTGCGCATCCTGGGTCAGCGTGCCGTCCAGGTCCACCTGGTCGGCGAGGTCCAGAAGGTCTACAACTCGCAGGGCGTGTCGATCCACGACAAGCACATCGAGATCATCATCCGGCAGATGCTCCGCCGGGTGACGATCATCGAGTCCGGCGACGCCGAGCTGCTGCCCGGCGAGCTCGTCGAGCGCTCGAAGTTCGAGGTCGAGAACCGTCGTGTGGTGCAGGAGGGCGGTCACCCGGCCTCCGGTCGTCCGCAGCTCATGGGTATCACCAAGGCCTCGCTGGCCACGGAGTCCTGGCTGTCGGCGGCGTCCTTCCAGGAGACGACCAGGGTGCTGACGGACGCGGCGATCAACGCCAAGTCCGACTCCCTGATCGGCCTCAAGGAGAACGTCATCATCGGTAAGCTCATCCCGGCCGGTACGGGTCTGTCCCGCTACCGCAACATCCGGGTCGAGCCGACCGAGGAGGCCAAGGCCGCGATGTACTCGGCCGTCGGCTACGACGACATCGACTACTCGCCGTTCGGCACGGGCTCCGGCCAGGCCGTTCCGCTGGAGGACTACGACTACGGTCCGTACAACCAGTAA
- a CDS encoding RICIN domain-containing protein yields the protein MISDMNRFTRVTIAAGATSAALSMLVGFAPTASAATGPRMINANGYCLGSQNGANKTNAIQWYCNKNPDQVWGLHSAGSDSRGTYYRVTNDNGQCLGISGTSKASGAAATVWDCNGHNDQLWYWQNGSGAGWHKLINRNSGMCLGTSGSAVGAKAIQWSCNGNPDQEWAPLNG from the coding sequence GTGATTTCCGATATGAATAGGTTTACGCGCGTCACCATCGCGGCAGGTGCCACGTCGGCCGCATTGTCGATGCTTGTCGGGTTCGCACCGACCGCATCCGCGGCGACCGGCCCGCGGATGATCAACGCGAACGGCTACTGCCTGGGAAGCCAGAACGGAGCCAACAAGACAAACGCTATTCAGTGGTACTGCAACAAGAACCCCGATCAGGTGTGGGGCCTCCACTCGGCGGGGTCGGACTCCCGCGGGACCTACTACCGGGTGACCAACGACAACGGCCAGTGCCTGGGCATCAGCGGTACCTCGAAGGCGTCTGGCGCAGCTGCCACGGTGTGGGACTGCAACGGACACAATGACCAGCTGTGGTACTGGCAGAATGGCTCGGGCGCGGGGTGGCACAAGCTGATCAACAGGAATTCGGGGATGTGCCTCGGCACCTCGGGAAGCGCTGTCGGTGCCAAGGCAATTCAGTGGTCCTGCAATGGCAACCCCGACCAGGAGTGGGCCCCCTTGAACGGCTGA
- the rpsL gene encoding 30S ribosomal protein S12, with amino-acid sequence MPTIQQLVRKGRQDKVEKNKTPALEGSPQRRGVCTRVFTTTPKKPNSALRKVARVRLTSGIEVTAYIPGEGHNLQEHSIVLVRGGRVKDLPGVRYKIIRGSLDTQGVKNRKQARSRYGAKKEK; translated from the coding sequence GTGCCTACGATCCAGCAGCTGGTCCGTAAGGGCCGGCAGGACAAGGTCGAGAAGAACAAGACGCCCGCACTCGAGGGTTCTCCTCAGCGCCGCGGCGTCTGCACGCGCGTGTTCACGACCACCCCGAAGAAGCCGAACTCGGCCCTGCGTAAGGTCGCGCGTGTGCGTCTGACCAGCGGGATCGAGGTCACCGCTTACATTCCGGGTGAGGGACACAACCTGCAGGAGCACTCCATCGTGCTCGTGCGTGGTGGCCGTGTGAAGGACCTGCCGGGTGTTCGCTACAAGATCATCCGCGGCTCCCTCGACACCCAGGGTGTCAAGAACCGCAAGCAGGCCCGCAGCCGCTACGGCGCCAAGAAGGAGAAGTAA
- the rpsG gene encoding 30S ribosomal protein S7: MPRKGPAPKRPVIIDPVYGSPLVTSLINKVLLNGKRSTAERIVYGAMEGLREKTGNDPVITLKRALENIKPTIEVKSRRVGGATYQVPVEVKPGRASTLALRWLVGYSRARREKTMTERLLNELLDASNGLGAAVKKREDTHKMAESNKAFAHYRW, translated from the coding sequence ATGCCTCGTAAGGGCCCTGCCCCGAAGCGCCCGGTCATCATCGACCCGGTCTACGGTTCTCCTCTTGTCACGTCGCTCATCAACAAGGTGCTGCTGAACGGCAAGCGCTCCACCGCCGAGCGCATCGTCTACGGTGCCATGGAGGGCCTGCGCGAGAAGACCGGCAACGACCCGGTCATCACGCTGAAGCGCGCTCTCGAGAACATCAAGCCGACCATCGAGGTCAAGTCCCGCCGTGTCGGTGGCGCGACCTACCAGGTTCCGGTCGAGGTCAAGCCCGGCCGCGCGAGCACCCTGGCGCTGCGCTGGCTCGTCGGCTACTCCCGCGCCCGTCGCGAGAAGACCATGACCGAGCGCCTGCTCAACGAGCTTCTCGACGCGTCCAACGGCCTCGGCGCCGCTGTGAAGAAGCGTGAGGACACCCACAAGATGGCCGAGTCCAACAAGGCCTTCGCGCACTACCGCTGGTAG